One genomic window of Anaerohalosphaeraceae bacterium includes the following:
- a CDS encoding prepilin-type N-terminal cleavage/methylation domain-containing protein: MKRKAFTLIELLVVIAIIALLLSILLPGLKTAKDISKRVICASRLRQVGVAMRSYSQSYENLPDAVDRNGKQESGHGYAVYRGDKPEWIDANGKPIPIRWAKLYESGFMEEPKIFYCPGNRLELYKYESYCQPAPWGTLPQDFNTRNGSNQWIRIGFTYFPIARNPVMSTTIFAPAAFPKKFTDLHPSLPYATDVLWGRKNLSHQRLQDSGSEYKASNNYSVNALFADAHVSNCKNPEIFKHPVWDRFDSSQVDYNEYYYTVFRLIGGM, translated from the coding sequence ATGAAACGAAAGGCGTTTACCCTGATTGAGTTGCTGGTTGTCATTGCGATTATCGCGCTGCTTTTGTCTATTCTGCTGCCGGGACTGAAGACGGCAAAAGACATTTCCAAGCGCGTGATATGTGCCTCCCGTCTTCGTCAGGTGGGAGTGGCGATGCGCTCGTATTCCCAGTCATATGAAAATCTGCCGGATGCAGTGGACAGAAACGGCAAGCAGGAATCAGGCCATGGGTATGCAGTCTATCGCGGAGATAAGCCCGAATGGATTGATGCCAACGGCAAGCCGATTCCGATTCGCTGGGCCAAACTGTACGAAAGCGGTTTTATGGAGGAGCCGAAGATTTTTTACTGTCCGGGCAATCGTCTGGAACTTTATAAATATGAATCCTACTGCCAGCCGGCCCCGTGGGGCACTTTGCCGCAGGATTTCAATACGCGGAACGGCAGCAACCAGTGGATTCGCATCGGCTTTACCTATTTTCCCATCGCCCGCAATCCGGTGATGTCCACTACGATTTTTGCCCCGGCGGCCTTTCCGAAGAAGTTTACAGACCTGCATCCGTCTCTGCCGTATGCGACGGATGTCTTGTGGGGGCGAAAGAATCTCAGCCATCAGCGTCTTCAGGATTCCGGTTCGGAGTATAAGGCATCCAATAATTATTCGGTCAATGCCCTTTTTGCGGATGCTCATGTGAGCAACTGCAAGAATCCGGAAATCTTTAAACATCCGGTCTGGGACCGGTTTGACAGCAGCCAGGTGGATTATAATGAATACTATTACACCGTCTTCCGTCTGATCGGCGGGATGTAA
- a CDS encoding DUF6339 family protein codes for MKLKVFKQESLEQLKKDALNRIDFYQKKTPWLNEYFRGGAYYYETQINLPDNFSLLTNEGEPSDTDQENSKRIYEAFRGRLNPVQAAEERLWAYLCHETFWDYMIWRWPPKKDGTIISRYYFDGESSRALSRNGISRLWWFAHLTYDESREDPYELTNILLYSQDIQHNLLERNFGRNRTILHAVLDFLKEYPDIQGKEQYVKIAKTLNRLGGVRLLDALGPEKIKEYLKSKILNR; via the coding sequence ATGAAACTCAAAGTATTTAAGCAGGAATCACTGGAACAGCTAAAAAAGGACGCTTTAAATCGAATCGATTTCTATCAAAAGAAGACCCCTTGGCTTAATGAATATTTTCGAGGCGGAGCCTATTACTATGAGACTCAGATTAATCTGCCCGACAACTTTTCTCTTTTGACTAATGAAGGTGAACCATCCGATACGGACCAGGAGAATTCGAAGCGAATATATGAAGCATTCAGGGGCAGGCTCAACCCGGTGCAAGCTGCCGAGGAGCGATTATGGGCATATCTTTGTCATGAAACATTTTGGGACTACATGATTTGGCGATGGCCTCCCAAGAAAGATGGAACCATTATCAGCAGATATTATTTTGACGGCGAAAGCAGCAGAGCATTAAGCAGAAACGGCATCTCTCGCCTTTGGTGGTTTGCTCATTTAACATATGATGAGAGCAGAGAAGACCCTTATGAACTGACAAATATTCTGCTATACTCGCAGGATATTCAGCACAATCTGCTTGAAAGAAATTTCGGCAGGAACAGAACCATTCTTCATGCTGTGCTTGATTTTTTGAAAGAGTATCCAGATATACAAGGCAAGGAACAATACGTTAAAATTGCAAAGACTTTAAACCGTCTGGGCGGAGTCAGGCTTTTAGACGCATTGGGACCTGAAAAAATCAAAGAGTATCTTAAATCGAAAATACTGAATCGATAA
- a CDS encoding Gfo/Idh/MocA family oxidoreductase — MIPVAVIGTEGYAYKQLERIFFLNNCFDVVGVCSEPNRREKGYQMCVERGIEVFDDVKSLLEAVQSRVKAVFVFTGIDSHYQYARQCLEQGFEVFLEKPPVPTIQQMDDLIELEEQTGRRVAVLFQYLYSGIVQTLKRRIVSGEFGQVRRVRSLAAWQRPDAYFRRNHWCGTVRTSCGEWVLDGTLNNPQAHVLSNSLYLAGSQADQMAYPLVVEAELYRVHEIESEDTSSMRIVCENGCVLIHNTTLCSASEVRSETVVECERATITYRNFNQAQIVFNDGRQAEFLEESEDPRMEMLKDVAFCFETGRPYKVPLSLCRPFTLCVNGAFDSSGEPADIDAAHVVKSRHNGLPITLIKDIVPIMQRAHSSCQLLSEIQVPWARRGRPIVMKEYSSFPGQRVSWES; from the coding sequence ATGATTCCGGTTGCCGTCATCGGTACAGAGGGGTATGCATATAAGCAGCTGGAGCGGATTTTCTTTTTAAACAACTGTTTTGATGTGGTGGGGGTCTGCAGCGAACCGAACCGCCGCGAAAAGGGCTACCAGATGTGCGTGGAACGCGGCATAGAGGTTTTCGACGATGTAAAGAGTTTGCTGGAAGCGGTGCAGTCACGGGTGAAGGCGGTTTTTGTTTTCACGGGGATTGACAGCCATTATCAGTATGCCCGGCAGTGTCTGGAGCAGGGATTTGAGGTCTTTTTGGAAAAGCCGCCGGTGCCGACCATTCAGCAAATGGATGATTTGATTGAATTGGAGGAGCAGACCGGTCGGCGCGTGGCGGTGCTGTTTCAATATTTGTACAGCGGGATTGTTCAGACGCTCAAGCGCCGGATTGTCTCAGGCGAATTCGGGCAGGTTCGTCGGGTTCGTTCGCTGGCGGCCTGGCAGCGGCCGGATGCCTATTTTCGGCGGAATCACTGGTGTGGTACGGTGCGGACCTCCTGCGGAGAATGGGTGCTGGACGGGACGCTGAACAATCCGCAGGCCCATGTGTTGAGCAATTCGCTGTATCTGGCGGGTTCGCAGGCGGACCAGATGGCGTATCCGCTGGTGGTGGAGGCCGAGCTGTACCGCGTGCATGAGATTGAGTCTGAGGATACCAGCAGCATGCGGATTGTCTGTGAAAACGGCTGTGTTCTGATTCATAACACTACCCTTTGTTCGGCTTCCGAGGTGCGAAGCGAAACGGTCGTCGAGTGCGAACGGGCGACCATTACCTACCGCAATTTCAATCAGGCCCAGATTGTTTTTAATGACGGACGTCAGGCGGAGTTTCTCGAAGAGTCCGAAGACCCGCGGATGGAGATGCTCAAGGATGTGGCATTCTGCTTTGAGACGGGCCGTCCATATAAGGTGCCGCTGTCGCTGTGCCGGCCCTTTACGCTGTGTGTGAACGGGGCGTTTGATTCGAGCGGGGAGCCGGCGGATATTGACGCGGCGCACGTCGTCAAAAGCCGTCATAACGGGCTGCCGATTACCCTGATTAAGGATATTGTGCCGATTATGCAGCGGGCCCATTCGAGCTGCCAGCTGCTTTCCGAAATTCAGGTGCCCTGGGCCCGTCGGGGGCGTCCGATTGTGATGAAGGAGTATTCGAGTTTTCCCGGTCAGCGGGTGTCGTGGGAAAGCTGA
- a CDS encoding substrate-binding domain-containing protein: protein MKPKVKIAFAYSTITHNTQGIMSGITEYIRDKGDWDLIIWADSSFESIEFLKERGCRGAFANIQTSMMAQQILKIKMPIIAFSTLQNLLSIPYISADPDQIAQTAYDYFKGKKFSQFAFFGISEARWSMERMESFRRCVERDGGTLHTFQSSPRPIRSESVPAAKLWIDTILQKGQQPLIDWLRQLPKPIAVLVSNDVLACHLSNVAAEAGLRIPEEIALLGVDDDQAICSLCTPPLSSIAFNFKTAGYEAARLMDDIISGKERMRGQWIRIQPAGVRERGSTDMYALEDEELIKALRYIRSHASQPLQVDDIAEQLCLSKRTLQMKFQRALGRSIHDEIIRAHFELARTLLVETNLPIETIAIRSGFHYTSNMRRAFLEITGMLPHKYRQVHRGHS from the coding sequence ATGAAACCAAAAGTCAAAATTGCCTTCGCCTACAGCACTATTACCCACAACACCCAAGGAATCATGTCCGGCATCACAGAGTACATTCGGGACAAAGGGGATTGGGATTTGATAATCTGGGCAGACTCGTCTTTTGAATCCATTGAGTTCCTGAAAGAACGCGGCTGTCGCGGGGCCTTTGCCAATATTCAAACCTCGATGATGGCCCAACAAATCCTCAAAATCAAGATGCCGATTATCGCATTTTCGACTTTGCAAAATCTCCTTTCGATTCCATATATCAGCGCCGACCCGGACCAGATAGCTCAGACGGCCTACGATTATTTCAAAGGCAAAAAGTTCTCTCAGTTCGCCTTTTTTGGAATCAGTGAAGCCCGCTGGTCGATGGAAAGGATGGAATCGTTCCGGCGGTGTGTCGAGCGGGATGGGGGGACACTCCACACATTTCAAAGCAGTCCGCGTCCGATTCGAAGCGAATCAGTGCCCGCCGCCAAACTGTGGATCGACACCATCCTTCAGAAAGGTCAGCAGCCCCTGATAGACTGGCTCAGGCAGCTGCCCAAACCCATCGCCGTCCTGGTGAGCAACGATGTGCTGGCCTGTCATCTGAGCAATGTGGCGGCGGAGGCGGGGCTGCGGATTCCGGAGGAAATAGCCCTGCTGGGGGTGGATGATGACCAGGCCATCTGCAGTCTGTGCACCCCGCCGCTGTCGAGCATCGCGTTTAATTTCAAAACGGCCGGATATGAGGCGGCCCGGCTGATGGATGACATCATCAGCGGAAAAGAGCGGATGCGCGGCCAATGGATACGCATCCAGCCGGCGGGCGTGCGGGAGCGCGGCTCGACGGATATGTATGCGCTGGAGGATGAGGAGCTCATCAAGGCGCTGCGGTACATCCGAAGCCATGCGTCGCAGCCGCTGCAGGTGGACGACATCGCCGAGCAGCTGTGCCTGAGCAAGCGGACGCTGCAGATGAAGTTTCAGCGGGCCCTGGGCCGGTCTATCCATGATGAAATCATCCGGGCCCATTTTGAACTGGCCCGCACGCTGCTGGTCGAGACGAATCTGCCGATTGAGACCATTGCGATTCGCTCCGGATTTCACTACACCTCCAATATGCGGCGGGCGTTTCTGGAGATAACGGGGATGCTGCCGCACAAATACCGCCAGGTCCATCGCGGCCATTCGTGA